The DNA sequence TCATGATGATCTTCTCCAGCCCTGTGGCCTGCTCCTCGTCAGTGGGAATGCCTGAAACCAGCACCTCAGTATCAACAACCTGCACTTCAATCCAGTCAATAGAAACCTTATTTCAGTGTCACAGCATTACTACAGGAGGGGTCGAGGTCGAGGAGAATCCAGACTAGCTGCCTTCTTAATCTGAACTGGATCAGAACCTTTAATCCAGTGAACTAtaatctgcagtgtgtgttgtgttttggtcGTTAGCTTGCTGACACCAGCGGCACACAGGCCTCATTATTTACTGTGTTTATCAGCAGTGACGTGTAGAACAGCTACATCAGGACTGAATGTCTGTTTCAGAGGGAAATGATTTAAACATTTAACTCCTCGCTGCTGACGCCGTTAGGCTAATGCTAACTGCTAGCTTGTTTTCTGTCAGCTCCAGCCCGGTCTGAGACACAGGCGGCGCGCTGCTGTCCTTGTCTCTGATAACGATCCCTCTCTAAATCCGGGTTCTCTGTCTCGGTCCAGCTGTCTAAGTCTCCTGTCGGTTCCGTCCTCACCTCCAGCGGCCATGCCGCGGCTCAGAGCGGGGGCCCGGGCGGCCCTGCAGGCTGTAGCGGCTCTAACGGCGGAGCGGAGCAGTAACCTTGCAGCCATTTTTCCTTCTTCGCTTGTTGGTTGCTGGTCGCCTGGTGATGACGTAAGCAAGTGCGCCTTCTTCTTCTCAGTTTTGTGGCCTGAGCGCCCCCTGCTGATGGTGTTTACGTTCATTATTATGTTCGATTTAACATTGATCAAAACcacttttcacttttttctAATTTTTAATAGATATTTGTATTTGATACGTATTTTCTTCCATTATCTGTAACTGTATAATTTCTGcattttgattaaaaataaacactcctgtgtgtctgtgtgcctcctTTCTGTCAGCATGACCCTCCTGTACACTGAATAATAATAAGGGCCAGATAAACAGTAAACCAATCAGATCAGTAAATGTTACGGTCtcttactgtacacacacagaaacaaacataaagAAGAGTTCATAAAGTTTATTGACAGAGTAAAGGAGCTGCTGGACCCAGTGTAACATGGTGCAGTAGGAGTGTCAGAGTAAACTGGAAATGTTCAGGAAGAAACGGTTTGTGTCCCACATCTGTGACATGTAAAGCAAAGACTGTTGAGGTGAACGGGTCGATCAAGTACTGAGGCAGGAGCAGACGCAGGCCCGGCAGGCCCGTCTGCTCCTGAACAGGAACACTTCACGCCTGAGATGATGAGAGGCGCTTTAAGTTAGTGAGGGAGCTCGTGGGGGACCAGCTTGTAGTGGGAGCCGCAGGACGGGCAGCGCTGAGCCTCGCCCTCATGGAGCCAGAACCACACCACACAGGTGTTGTCTTCTTCACCTGCACAGAGGAAGACGGGGTTCAAAAACAGAACCGTGATGCTGAGGAGCTGCATGACTGAGTCTGCACTGTTTAGAGGAGGTGGAGCCATCATGAGGTCAGATTACAGCAGCCGGGCTCCTACAGGAACACTCGGCTTTCTTTTGACTCCTCTACAGGAGCCAAAGTTCCCAACTCTGATGAAGATCTACTCACAGACACATCCCACAATCCTCTTGTTGGTGATGGAGGGAACCAGGTGGGGGTCGGCCTTGGACCCGGCGTAGACCTTTGGCTTCATCATGCTGTAGGGGtcctggaggagagaggaggctcaGGTCAGGTCAACTCACCGTTACATCTTAAAGTCCAGAgcccctggtgtgtgtgtgttgatgtgaccTTACCGTCCCATCCTTCATGGCCTTCATGATGATCTTCTCCAGTCCGGTGGCCTGCTCCTCGTCAGTGGGAATGCctgagcgcgcacacacacacatcagtacCACTGTGCACACATGTCCTttattttagttatttatttttactagtttgtcacttttttaatGGAGCACTAACAggaaacagagcagcacactgacaataacaacaacaggcCCACAGACAGTGTGCTGAATTTAAATTGGCCTGTTTAAATAAGACTTATGTCACAGAGACGCATCATACTGGGACTTAGCTAACActgctaagctaatgctaacagacATTTAAAACGTGCCGAGTATTAACCAGCTCCAGTCCAGCTCTGCTCACAACAGGTTAAATGTTTAACTCTTCAGCAGAAACGTCATGTCTGCGTCTTTAACCGGAGTCTGGTCTGAGACACAGGCGGCGCGCTGCTGTCCTTGTCTCTGATAACAACCCCTCTCTTAAATCCGGGTTCTCTGTCTCGGTCCAGCTGTCTAAGTCTCCTGTCGGTTCCGTCCTCACCTCCAGCGGCCATGCCGCGGCTCAGAGCGGGGGCCCGGGCGGCCCTGCAGGCTGTAGCGGCTCTAACGGCGGAGCGGAGCAGTAACCTTGCAGCCATTTTTCCTTCTTCGCTTGTTGGTTGCTGGTCGCAGGTATGTGACGTAACAGGTCAGCTTCTTCGCCTTTAATAGGCTGAGACCAGGCGGGGGTTTATCGCCACCTAGCGCTGCGGTTTGAGTCCGACATAACatgtaataaatcaaattatacatttatataaaataaaaaacataaactcTCCACATTAATGTTCATAGCTGTTGATGGAATAAAACACACCGCCTACATATACAGGAAGTGCATTTAAAAACTTTCATAAAACTACGCCTTGGGATTGTGTCCGGCTTTGACTGCTGCCCCCTCAACCTGGCCCCGGATAAATGGTGTGAAGATGGACGGATGAATATCCCACAGCTAAAGACTGATGTCGTTTATTGTTGATTGTTTGTTATCACAGcttaaaaagacacaaacacggTTCTGAACGTAAAGGAACATTAAAAAGAGTTAGATGAGCTCCACGTAGTTGGCGGGGAACATGCCGTACTGTCCATCAGGACCGACTCCTCTCCACCAGCCCTCATCCAGCATCTCTATCTGAGTTATGATGTCGTCAGGGTCGAAGGTGATCTCAGTGTCGTCggctgaggagaaaaaaaatggaggcaggaggtgaggaagtttaaagtgaacacacacaaaagaagttAACATGAGTGGACCAAGAAGAGCGCCCTGAGGGACCCCATGGTTcacctcagctgcatcagaCCTCAGTGGAGCCCGCCGCTGACAGAAATGAGAATAAAGTGTGAATACGCACCGGCCTGGTAGTCATACAGCGCCCTGGCACTGAGGCCACGCCCACCAGCATCCTCTTCAGCCTGACATTCAGAAACAAGCACACGTTTGAGTCTGGTTGGATAAAATGAGATGGATCCATCTGTAAAGTGGACTCACTGCAGGTGTGTAATGGGAAACGTCCTCGTACAGGCTGTCTTCAGTCCCGGCCGGCTGTGGTGCTAAGTACAGATTGTCCCAAGTCTCTTCTGCAGATTATTGTTGAGTCGAAGGTCAAACACTTTATAAATATTCAAATCACACTGACGAGCTTCATGTGGTGCTTTGTTGGCATCATACCTGCAGTGGCTTCAACTGCATCATCGTCGAAGTCGTCTGaccactcctcttcctccgtgTAAAGAGCATCTGTGTCCATgaacagcagaagaagagacaTGACTGAGGAGGACACAGCTGGACACCCAAACCCCGATCAAACGGCTCTGACCTGCAGGGTGAACAGGCGAGCTGGATGTCTCTGCATCTGTGAGGGGGACATCTGCAGCAGGTGAGCCGGGCGGCTCGGGTGAGACAGGTGCGACTGGAGACAGGCGGGTGACAGCCGGAGCAGGGGATGCTGGGTACTGAGGCTGCACCGGGGACTCCCGCTCAAAGGATTTCTGGGACAGAAACGGACTCTGCAGCTTCCCTGAAGACAACAAGACTGTGGGCTCATTTCATcacatgttgttgtgtgtgtgtgttgttgtgttgttgtgttgttgtgtgtaccAGGTCTGGATGCAGCGGGGGACGCtctgttgttgtcctcaaagctctgctctctctgcttgAAAATGTCTCGGGGATTAAACGATCTCTGAGAAATCAGGGATTTGGCCTCCTGTAAATAAAGGTCAGTGTTTGAAGACTCCCatggtggagaggagaggaggagaggagaggagaggagaggagaggagaggagaggagaggagaggaggagaggagaggaggaggagaggagaggagagaggagaggagaggagaggagaggagagaggagagaggagagaggaggagaggagaggagagaggaggagaggaggagagaggaggagaggagaggagaggagaggagaggagaggagaggagaggagaggagaggaggagaggaggaggagaggagaggagaggagaggagaggagaggagaggagaggagaggagaggagaggagaggagaggagagaggagaggagaggagaggagaggaggagagaggagagaggagagaggaggagaggagaggagagaggaggagaggagaggagaggagagggagaggagaggagaggagaggagaggagaggagaggagaggagagaggagagaggagaggaggagaggagaggagaggagaggagagaggagagaggagagaggaggagaggagaggagagaggaggagaggagaggagaggagagaggagagaggagagaggaggagaggagaggagagaggaggagaggagagaggaggagaggagaggagaggagaggagaggagaggagaggagaggagaggagaggagaggagagggaggagaggaggagaggaggagaggagaggagaggagaggagaggagaggagaggagaggagaggagaggagaggagaggagaggagagaggagagaggagagaggagagaggagaggagaggagaggagaggagagaggagagaggagaggagaggagaggagaggagagaggagagaggagagaggaggagaggagaggagaggagaggagaggagaggagaggagaggagaggagaggagaggagaggagaggagagaggagagaggagagaggagaggagaggagaggagaggagagaggagagaggagagaggaggagaggagaggagagaggaggagaggagaggagaggagaggagaggagaggagaggagaggagaggagaggagaggagaggagagaggaggagaggaggagaggagaggagaggagaggagaggagaggagaggagaggagaggagagaggagagaggagagaggaggagaggagagaggagacactgggCCTGAAGAAGGAGTGAAGCGGGTCAGATACGTACGTTAGCTTTCtgcacagaggcagcagagctGATCCCCCTCACCGTGCTTCTGTTCTCCTGCTGATTCTAAAAGAGAGGTGTTGTTAAGTCAGAGCGACGGACATGAGGCGATGGACATGAAGTGGAGTCGTCCTCTAAGACGTCCAGCTCACCTGTCGCTGTCGCTCTTTCTCtcgttcctcttcctccctctgcttctgAAGGATCCTGCCATGAAACACCACAGTtaactctgtctgtgtctgtgtgtgtctgtgtctgtctatgtgtctgtgtctgtgtgtgtctgtgtctgtgtgtgtgtctgtgtctgtgtctgtgtctgtgtctgtctgtgtctctgtctgtctgtctgtgtctgtctgtgtctgtctgtgtctgtgtctgtgtctgtgtctgtgtctctgtgtctgtctgtgtctgtctgtgtctgtgtctgtctgtgtctgtgtctgtgtctctgtgtctgtgtctgtctgtgtctgtctgtgtctgtgtctgtctgtgtctgtgtctgtgtctgtgtctctgtgtctgtgtctgtctgtgtctgtctgtgtctgtgtgtgtgtctgtctgtgtctctgtctgtctgtgtctgtgtctgtctgtgtctgtctgtgtctctgtctgtgtctgtgtctgtgtgtgtctgtgtctgtctgtgtctctgtctgtgtctctgtctgtgtctgtgtctgtgtctgtgtctgtgtctgtgtctgtgtctgtgtctctgtgtctgtgtctgtgtctgtgtctgtgtctgtgtctgtctctgtgtgtgtctgtgtctctgtctgtctgtgtgtgtgtgtgtctgtctgtctgtgtctgtgtctgtgtct is a window from the Parambassis ranga chromosome 12, fParRan2.1, whole genome shotgun sequence genome containing:
- the LOC114443697 gene encoding cytochrome c oxidase subunit 5B, mitochondrial-like, whose protein sequence is MAARLLLRSAVRAATACRAARAPALSRGMAAGGIPTDEEQATGLEKIIMKAMKDGTDPYSMMKPKVYAGSKADPHLVPSITNKRIVGCVCEEDNTCVVWFWLHEGEAQRCPSCGSHYKLVPHELPH
- the dbnla gene encoding drebrin-like a isoform X1; this translates as MAVNLSKNGSALQAAYEEVVDGKSNTNWALFTYEGNSNDLRLADTGDGGLEELVEELNSGKVMYAFCRVQDPNSGLPKYVLINWTGEGVKLSRKGLCANHVSSISNFLKGAHVTINARGEEDVEPDAILEKVAKASGANFNFHKETEPYREAPRGPVGSVYRKTNAVEEIQQTKKDDFWVQTQREEDVRQEEENQRADLERRELERERRELEEKQARERERMTKERAQQIEQERILQKQREEEEREKERQRQNQQENRSTVRGISSAASVQKANEAKSLISQRSFNPRDIFKQREQSFEDNNRASPAASRPGKLQSPFLSQKSFERESPVQPQYPASPAPAVTRLSPVAPVSPEPPGSPAADVPLTDAETSSSPVHPADALYTEEEEWSDDFDDDAVEATAEETWDNLYLAPQPAGTEDSLYEDVSHYTPAAEEDAGGRGLSARALYDYQAADDTEITFDPDDIITQIEMLDEGWWRGVGPDGQYGMFPANYVELI